In Frondihabitans sp. PAMC 28766, a genomic segment contains:
- a CDS encoding dolichyl-phosphate-mannose--protein mannosyltransferase, whose product MTTGPDDDFDSIVGSGSGSYRGPEVAATAGTVTVEVEPRHAHRSLPAQLTRIDAWWGRVLSTPARVRAWVWGGPILVTLIAAVLRLWHLGHPDALVFDETYYVKDAWTLHNLGYEGTWPNNIDAKFAAGHVNLFTAAPEFVAHPPLGKWLISLGMALFGPTNPAGWRFSVAVAGILAVLLVTLIARHLLKSNLLGVLAGFFLAIDGQAITMSRVSLLDNFVMFFGLLGFGAILLDRYQSKRRLDRWVTRMDHAGRDLTWGPSLWCRPWLIVAGLLLGAATGVKWNGAYFLAIFAVYTVVVDMAARRRAGVEFWGTGTIFKQGPVTFLLMVPIAAVTYVACWTGWFVTKGGYYREWIAAGGVPWKGGLAWVPDVFQNWWHYQAGMYAFNIGLSTPHPYQANPLLWLLVQRPTSMYYLGLADGKGGCTAAESCGQAIAGIPNPAVWYLAVLACLFLVYRLVRYRQWQYGLILTGIAAGYLPWMAYLHRTVFQFYTISFEPYLVIGLAAGLGHVLGGRGDDVSRRLAGIRIVGLVVVVSILLTIFYYPMWTAIQEPFAYINLHYWIPSWK is encoded by the coding sequence ATGACCACCGGGCCCGACGACGACTTCGATTCGATCGTCGGCTCCGGGTCGGGCAGCTACCGCGGCCCTGAGGTCGCCGCCACCGCAGGCACCGTCACGGTCGAGGTCGAACCCCGGCACGCACACCGCAGCCTGCCCGCACAGCTCACGCGGATCGACGCGTGGTGGGGCCGAGTGCTGAGCACCCCGGCGCGGGTGCGGGCGTGGGTGTGGGGCGGCCCGATCCTGGTGACCCTGATCGCCGCGGTGCTGCGGCTCTGGCATCTCGGGCATCCCGACGCGCTGGTGTTCGACGAGACCTACTACGTCAAAGACGCGTGGACGCTGCACAACCTCGGCTACGAGGGCACCTGGCCGAACAACATCGACGCCAAGTTCGCCGCCGGCCATGTCAACCTCTTCACGGCGGCCCCGGAGTTCGTCGCCCACCCGCCCCTCGGCAAGTGGCTGATCAGCCTGGGGATGGCGCTGTTCGGGCCGACGAACCCGGCGGGCTGGCGGTTCAGCGTCGCCGTCGCCGGGATCCTGGCGGTGCTGCTCGTCACGCTCATCGCGCGACACCTCCTGAAGTCGAACCTGCTCGGCGTGCTGGCCGGGTTCTTCCTCGCGATCGACGGCCAGGCGATCACGATGAGCCGGGTGTCGCTGCTCGACAACTTCGTGATGTTCTTCGGGCTGCTGGGCTTCGGGGCGATCCTGCTCGACCGATATCAGAGCAAGCGGAGGCTCGACCGCTGGGTGACCCGGATGGATCACGCGGGCCGCGACCTCACCTGGGGGCCGTCGCTCTGGTGCCGGCCGTGGCTGATCGTCGCCGGCCTGCTGCTCGGCGCCGCCACCGGGGTGAAATGGAACGGCGCGTACTTCCTCGCGATCTTCGCCGTCTACACGGTCGTCGTCGACATGGCCGCGCGGCGCCGCGCCGGGGTCGAGTTCTGGGGCACCGGCACGATCTTCAAGCAGGGCCCCGTCACGTTCTTGTTGATGGTGCCGATCGCCGCCGTCACCTACGTCGCGTGCTGGACGGGCTGGTTCGTCACCAAGGGCGGCTACTACCGCGAATGGATCGCAGCGGGCGGCGTGCCGTGGAAGGGCGGTCTCGCGTGGGTGCCCGACGTCTTCCAGAACTGGTGGCACTACCAGGCCGGCATGTACGCCTTCAACATCGGCCTGTCGACGCCGCACCCCTATCAGGCGAACCCGCTCCTGTGGCTGCTGGTGCAGCGGCCGACGAGCATGTACTACCTCGGGCTCGCCGACGGCAAAGGCGGCTGCACGGCGGCCGAGAGCTGCGGGCAGGCGATCGCCGGGATCCCCAACCCGGCCGTCTGGTACCTCGCGGTGCTGGCCTGCCTGTTCTTGGTCTACCGCCTGGTGCGCTATCGCCAGTGGCAGTACGGCCTGATCCTCACCGGCATCGCGGCGGGCTACCTGCCGTGGATGGCGTACCTGCACCGCACGGTCTTCCAGTTCTACACGATCTCGTTCGAGCCCTACCTCGTCATCGGGCTGGCCGCGGGGCTCGGGCACGTGCTCGGGGGGCGGGGCGACGACGTGTCGCGGCGGCTGGCCGGCATCCGAATAGTCGGCCTGGTCGTGGTCGTCTCGATCCTGCTGACCATCTTCTACTACCCGATGTGGACGGCCATCCAAGAGCCGTTCGCCTACATCAACCTGCACTACTGGATTCCGAGCTGGAAGTAG
- the rsmI gene encoding 16S rRNA (cytidine(1402)-2'-O)-methyltransferase, whose product MIVLAATPIGNLGDASRRLIEALTNAEVVAAEDTRTAIHLMRALGVENRPRLIALHEHNEREKAAEVVELARAADVLVLTDAGMPAISDPGFPLVEAAAAAGVTVTALPGPSAVLTALAVSGLPTDRFTFEGFLPRKQGDRRGILRSLSDERRTMVFFESPHRLAESLADVALELGDDRRVVVCRELTKLHEEVRRGSARALADWALEGVRGEICIVIAGSEPRVVDLDRGVALVLAAVAAGDRLKDAAGEVAEATGLSKRDLYQGALAAR is encoded by the coding sequence GTGATCGTTCTCGCAGCCACGCCCATCGGCAACCTCGGCGACGCGTCGCGGCGCCTCATCGAGGCGCTGACGAACGCCGAGGTCGTCGCAGCCGAAGACACCCGCACGGCGATCCACCTCATGCGCGCGCTCGGCGTCGAGAACCGGCCGCGGCTCATCGCCCTCCACGAGCACAACGAGCGTGAGAAGGCAGCCGAGGTGGTCGAGCTGGCCCGCGCCGCCGACGTGCTGGTGCTGACCGATGCCGGCATGCCGGCGATCAGCGACCCCGGGTTCCCGCTGGTCGAGGCCGCCGCCGCCGCGGGCGTGACGGTGACGGCCCTGCCCGGGCCTTCCGCCGTGCTGACCGCGCTGGCGGTGTCGGGGTTGCCGACCGACCGCTTCACGTTCGAGGGCTTTCTGCCACGAAAGCAGGGCGACCGGCGTGGCATCCTGCGCTCGCTTTCCGACGAACGTCGCACCATGGTGTTCTTCGAGTCGCCGCACCGGCTGGCCGAGTCGCTGGCCGACGTGGCTCTCGAGCTCGGCGACGACCGCCGCGTGGTGGTCTGCCGCGAGCTGACCAAACTGCACGAAGAGGTCAGGCGGGGCAGCGCGCGTGCCCTCGCCGACTGGGCTCTCGAGGGGGTGCGGGGTGAGATCTGCATCGTGATCGCAGGATCCGAGCCCCGCGTCGTCGACCTCGACCGCGGTGTCGCGCTGGTGCTGGCCGCCGTGGCCGCCGGCGACCGGCTCAAGGATGCGGCGGGTGAGGTGGCCGAGGCGACCGGGCTCTCGAAGAGAGACCTCTATCAGGGCGCGCTGGCCGCGCGGTGA